In the genome of Leopardus geoffroyi isolate Oge1 chromosome B1, O.geoffroyi_Oge1_pat1.0, whole genome shotgun sequence, the window ATGAGAAAAGTGGTGGCTGGTGCAGCAGAGAAATTAGGGCCTTGGTGCTACGGCACACGGTCCCCAGCCGCTCTGCCCGCCGCCCTCAGCCCCTGCTGGGAGCCTCTGCAGACACCGAACCCCCGAGCCCCCGTGCTCCTGCATTCAGCCACTCCTTCCAGCACCTTCGGAAGGCTGAGCTTGTTGGACACGAGAGCCAGAGGAGATACACGCCAGGGGCTCCCGGGCCCACGCGGGCACGCGCACACGCCATACACACACATCCTCAgctgcaagcacacacacacacgcacacacacccgcgcgtgcacacacacacacaaagtacacacacacatccgCAGCTGCAAGCACACGCGCGCAAACGCACACACTTCTGCAgatgcaagcacacacacatccGCAGCCTCAACCACACACGCGCACACATCCTCAGCTGCAAGCACACGTGTGTACACGCACACAgccgcgcgcgcgcacacacacgcacacacccccgcgcgtgcgcgcacacgcgcacacacacacgcatccgCGGCTGCaagcgcacgtgcacacacacgccaGCACCGCGGGCGCACGTCCACACTTCCTGCCAGCCCTGACCTCCGCCCGACACTCACGCAGGCCAAGCTGCCCCTGACGGCGGGGAGGGCTCCGGAACcagcggaggggggtggggcgggcctGGACCCTCGCTGGCCGGACTCACCGGCTTTCTGTCCCCAGGGGCCACAAAGGACATGGGGAAGATGCTCGGGGGTGACGAGGAGAAGGACCCCGATGCGgccaagaaggaggaggagcgcCAGGAAGCCCTgcggcaggaggaggaggagcgcaAAGCCAAGTACGCCAAGATGGAGGCGGAACGCGAGGCCATGCGGCAGGGCATCCGAGACAAGGTGGGCGCGGGGCCTGGGGGGCTGCCCCGCACCCTCTCCTTCGCCTGGCTCCATGGAGCACATCTCTGGATTGCACACCCTGGAGCCCACCTCTGCTACCCAGGCTCGCCAGGATGAGGGTTCACCTGTGGGCCCGAGTCTTTGCTGCTCTTACCAGTGGGGCTGTAACGAGGGGGGCGCCCTGCTCTTACACTGGGGCTGGCCATGGTCTCACCTGCCCCGCCTGATCGCTTTTCCAGCTATTGCGGGATTAGGCAGGCGCAGTGAGTCAGGACCTGCCTCCAGAGGACCCACCAGCGGCGAAGATAGGGGTGTGTTGGGGAGCAGACACCTGCTGGGATCTGCCTGATCACCCCAAGCTGAGTGTGCCAGGTGGGGGCCTTGCCTCTGTGGCTGCAGAGCTAAATGAGACAGTGGTCGCCTGGCCAGGCGTCGGTGGGGGAGCGGTGCTGGGCAGATGGGGACGACGGTGAGCCCCTCCACCCATGGGTCAGAGGCAGCTCCGGAGGGGTTCCGACGCGTTCTGTCGCTGGAGCCCCAGGCCTTCCCGGCCGCACCACTCTAACCTCCGGAATTTGGCCCCCTCCCTCCTATGAGCCTTCGGCTCGGGAAAAATACCCTCCTGCCCCAGGGTCCCCCAGAAATGgaagaatggggggtgggggtggctgtggcTGGGGGAGATCTGGCCCCCTTGCCAGCAGCTGTACTGAGTGGTGAGGGCAGCGTGCCCGCTTGGGTGTGGGGAGCACCTGGTCCCCCCTGCACCCAGCACCGTTGAGTGACCCAGCCCCCGGGTCCTGCCCCTAAGAGAATCTGCCTGACTCTCATGTGCGCTGAGCCCTCTTCCACCTGTCCAGGTaaccctccccacttccctcctgcGCCTGCCCTTCAGATGGGGCTCCCCCAGATTATTCTCGCCGGGCCCCGCCCACAGACCTTCACCCCGGCACACAAATGTGCCCGTCTTGTGCGTAGACACCCTGTGGCCTTAGGAGTCTGTTGGACTCTGTGCCCTTGGCTGGAGGGAAGCTCTCTTTGGTCTGACCTAGTTTCTGGAAGTGTTTCTCTCCCCCGCCCACGCTCCACCCCACAGGGCTCCAAGCCACatgtccctcctttcctttccaagcCCAAGGGCCACTGCCGTCCACCGTAAGGTTGTCCCAGAATGGTGACCCAGGAAGAGGGCCTGTGCTTCTTGGGCGAGGGAGTGCCTGGTGTCCGGGCAGCTTGTGACACGCCGTGCCTTTGGCTGACCTGATATCAGTGCTCAGTAGGGAGGGCCCTCTGGTCAGTGTGCCCGCTGCCAAAGAGTTCTCGGGGTGCCCTCGTCGGGTCCTCATCGAGACCCTCGTAGCACTCCTGGCAGTTGTTCAGGGTACTTAGGGGCATGTGGGCTGCTCAGGGCTCCTGCTGAAGAAACCTAGATAAACCCTTCATTCCTCTTTCCTCCATGTCTGGCAGTTGCCCAAGGGGGCCCCAGCTCTGGTCACAGCTGGGCAGAGAGCAAGGCTCCCCCCCTCTCTGATCGCTGCTGAAGGTGGCCCTTGCCTCCCCCGTGCCTGAAGCCATCTGCAGCCTCAGAGAGGAGAAGGTGCAGAGGTTTCCTTCAGTACCTTTAGtgagcggcggggggggggggggggggggggacatagcAGCCCCCCCGACATCTGGAAGCAGAAGGAAGGCCCTTCTTGGAGAGCCCAAGCACCAGAAGCAGAACCCACCACTTCTGGTGGGGCTGGCGAGGACAGAGGAGTGTACAGTGGGGTGAGTCCTCCGCCTGGGCGGAAGCGTGTCCTCCCCGGGGCCCGTGATCCTGTGCTTGTGTGTCCCCCAGCAGGAATCCGGAGCTTGTGGCTACTTGCCGACACCCACACGCTGCCCCAGTTTTCCCGCTTCATCCTTGTTAATGCTTCTGCTCCCGTGCATTCCCTACTGTGTGATCCGGAAGCTCAGCCCCGGCCAACGGGCGCCCCTCTTTCCAGCCTGAGTGGGTCCTGAGCTCGGCCCATCAGACAGACCACCAGCCCCCAAAAGCATGAGTCCAGCTTGCCCCCACCCGCTTCCCACCAGCCCTGAGACAGGAGGCCTCACGCTGAGCACAAGCTCCCCGTCTGAGGAGCCGGTGATGGCCTGGGGGTAAGGGGCACACATTAGTCCCTTGGAAACGAATTCTTGCAGTTCCGGAGCCCAGAAGTCCCGAGTCAGCATGTGGGCAGGACTGCCCTCCCTCTGGAACCTGCAGGAGAGAGCCCTTCCTTGCCTCTTACCGTTCTCTCGCGGTGGCTCTGGCGGTCCTTGGTGTCCTTGGCTTGTGGCGGTGTCCACTCCAGTCGTGCTCCGTTTTCAtatgcctctctctgtccctttcttttctctcacgAGGACACTCttactggatttagggcccagGGCGATCTCGTCTCCTTATcttagttacatctgcaaagaccctatttccaaataaggtcacattttgaggttCCAGGTGACAAGAGTTTTGGGGGggcaccattcaacccactaGAGACGGCAGACCTGGCTAAGAGCTgagggcagagacacacacaggagacCGGAAATGGAGGGCTCAGGGGTGGCCAGGAGTATGGACTGAGGGCACGCCTGGGGGGGCTCCACCTAGGGCTGCCATTGGACACTCGCCTCCGCTGGCTGTCCACGAGGGGCGGGCGTTGTAGCCACATCTAGGGGGACTTGGCCAGGCATGACGGTCTGACCTCACGTCACCCGACCAGGGATCTGGGGCTGTGTGGGCCGGCCAGCCCCAGAGCAATGGGTGATCCGCCCCTGCGTGCACATGTcctgcccgcccctcccaccGCTCCTAGACCACAGCCCAGGCCGGCGGAGGACAGGGCCGGCCTCCTGGGAAGGCGAGGTGGGTGGGTAGGGTggagaggccaggggtggggcggggtcaCTGGCACCCCATAGGGAccgacctcccctcccccccgcttcCCCCCTCAATGCGGCCCCTGAGCCCTGGCTTCTGCTGTCGCTCCGGCATTCTCCGAGAgggttcccccccgccccctccggcaCCAGGCACCCTCCTGGGTGGGATTTTGCCATCAGGGGTCTTGGTGGTGGTCTGTGGGGCCAGGGGCTCCCGACAGCCTTTCTCAGCCACAGGCAATGTTCTCTCCGCCAATCCCGCGGTTACGGGAGGGGTCCGGCCCTCCCAGGTACTGTGTGGCCCCGGGGTTCCAGCCCGGGGCCTGGAGACCGCTTGCCGGTCtgacccccgcccctcccccgcagtACGGCATCAAGAAGAAGGAAGAGCGTGAGGCTGAGGCCCAGGCCGCCATGGAGGCCAATTCGGAGGGCAGCCTGACGCGGCCGAAGAAAGCCATCCCGCCCGGCTG includes:
- the CPLX1 gene encoding complexin-1 isoform X1, producing the protein MDVTHALPTRDSVKLLEWMECSPFQLVFVQRLSLTEHSVQHVTRSCRVHESHALGATKDMGKMLGGDEEKDPDAAKKEEERQEALRQEEEERKAKYAKMEAEREAMRQGIRDKYGIKKKEEREAEAQAAMEANSEGSLTRPKKAIPPGCGDEPEEEDESILDTVIKYLPGPLQDMFKK
- the CPLX1 gene encoding complexin-1 isoform X2; translated protein: MEFVMKQALGGATKDMGKMLGGDEEKDPDAAKKEEERQEALRQEEEERKAKYAKMEAEREAMRQGIRDKYGIKKKEEREAEAQAAMEANSEGSLTRPKKAIPPGCGDEPEEEDESILDTVIKYLPGPLQDMFKK